A stretch of Balearica regulorum gibbericeps isolate bBalReg1 chromosome 28, bBalReg1.pri, whole genome shotgun sequence DNA encodes these proteins:
- the MRPL24 gene encoding large ribosomal subunit protein uL24m → MRLSALLCAGRLRLPAGYRHGTWRPGTTAAQLRNPPGLRRRKIFVEPIAREDWKVFRGDTVQVLTGKDAGKQAMVTQVVRARNWVVVEGLNTHYRYVNRTTKYAGTYIASEAPLLLNQISLVDPEDRKPTEVEWRYTEEGERVRVSLRSGRIIPLPLRQRWDGIVPEQWIDGPKDTTVEDALDKTYLPSLKTFEEEIMDAMGIVETRRAKKSYWY, encoded by the exons ATGCGCCTCTCGGCCCTGCTGTGCGCGGGGCGGCTGCGGCTGCCCGCCGGTTACCGGCACGGCACGTGGCGCCCCGGCACCACCGCCGCCCAGCTCCGCAACCCCCCGGGGCTGCGCCGCCGCAAGATTTTCGTGGAACCCATCGCCAGGGAGGACTGGAAGGTGTTTCGGGGTGACACG GTCCAGGTCCTCACCGGGAAGGATGCGGGGAAGCAGGCGATGGTCACCCAGGTCGTGCGAGCCCGCAACTGGGTGGTGGTGGAAGGGCTGAACACG CATTACCGCTACGTCAACCGAACCACCAAATACGCCGGGACCTACATCGCCAGCGAGGCGCCGCTGCTGCTCAACCAGATCTCCCTGGTGGACCCCGAGGACCG GAAGCCCACGGAGGTGGAATGGCGGTACACGGAGGAGGGCGAGCGGGTCCGCGTCTCCCTGCGCAGTGGCCGGATCATCCCTTTGCCGCTGCGGCAGCGCTGGGACGGCATCGTCCCCGAGCAGTGGATCG ACGGCCCGAAGGACACGACGGTGGAGGACGCGCTGGACAAGACGTACCTGCCGTCCCTAAAGACCTTCGAGGAGGAGATCATGGACGCCATGGGGATCGTGGAGACGCGCAGGGCCAAGAAATCCTACTGGTATTAA
- the METTL25B gene encoding methyltransferase-like protein 25B isoform X1, which produces MAAPPPSALQRERQRAADIIRLLTLYRPLLDAYVIDFFAEGLWTRLPPPWQAALATAAPPQLAGLLGGRGGPGATWPLSLLAFAAAARALAFPRGRPGGTPRPPCQSARLHPLLRRHVKPKKQHEIRRLGKLLQRLSQATGCDHVVDVGAGQGHLSRFLAFGLGLSVTAVEGDGRLAAAAERFDRELLQELGKTGAPGNEGPPRRRQNPPCSLTPRGPRHVAGRLDPGVPWGEFLLPPDPPGPGPLARNPLGGAGGCEGGRRALVTGLHACGDLSPALLRHFARSPSVAAVASVACCYMKLSTVPQPPGCPPGYPLSTSVAALPGHELSYRAREAACHALEEYEGRLDGESDRLRAHCYRAVLETLIRAADPGMKHPGVQTVRPAGVAPRRAGSGHRPAGFGSRRGHAGPATQGCGFLQPDSAAGPAGGDPHPPRSPALPAGARVPVRPRSSLRSPVLPAQPGAGGRADPPERGAVGSGRGQRRGRGRGGGRAPRGAARPPSSRRRARTATKIKARLCTAWGSA; this is translated from the exons ATGGCGgccccccctccctccgcccTGCAGCGGGAGCGACAGCGAGCGGCCGACATCATCCGCCTCCTGACGCTGTACCGGCCCCTGCTCGACGCCTACGTCATC gattTCTTCGCCGAGGGGCTCTGGACTCGCCTCCCCCCGCCCTGGCAGGCCGCTTTGgccaccgccgcccccccgcagCTAGCCGGGCTcctggggggccggggggggccgggggccacctggcccctctccctcctggccttcgccgccgccgcccgggcccTCGCCTTCccccggggccggccgggggGGACCCCGCGCCCCCCCTGCCAGAGCGCCCGCCTGCACCCCCTGCTCCGCCGCCACGTCAAGCCCAAGAAGCAGCACGAGATCCGGCGCCTGGGGAag CTGCTGCAGCGGCTGAGCCAGGCCACCGGCTGCGACCACGTGGTGGACGTCGGAGCGGGGCAG gGCCACCTCTCGCGGTTCCTGGCCTTCGGCCTCGGCTTATCCGTCACGGCAGTGGAGGGTGACGGCCGCCTGGCTGCCGCGGCGGAACGCTTCGAccgggagctgctgcaggagctgggcaaAACGGGGGCGCCGGGAAACGAGGGGCCCCCCCGGCGCCGCCAGAACCCCCCGTGCTCCCTCACCCCCCGGGGCCCGCGTCACGTGGCCGGTCGCCTGGACCCCGGGGTTCCCTGGGGGGAGTTCCTGCTGCCCCCCGaccccccggggccgggcccccTGGCCAGGAACCCTttggggggcgcgggggggtgcgagggggggcggcgggcgctgGTGACGGGGCTGCACGCCTGCGGGGACCTCAGCCCGGCCCTGCTGCGTCACTTCGCCCGCAGCCCCTCCGTGGCCGCCGTGGCTTCGGTGGCCTGCTGCTACATGAAGCTCTCCACcgtcccgcagccccccggTTGCCCCCCCGGCTACCCGCTGAGCACCTCGGTAGCCGCGTTACCGGGTCACGAGCTTTCCTACCGGGCGCGGGAAGCCGCCTGCCACGCGCTGGAGGAGTACGAGGGACGGTTGGACGGGGAGAGCGACCGCCTGCGCGCCCACTGCTACCGCGCCGTCCTCGAGACCCTGATCCGGGCGGCCGACCCCGGCATGAAGCACCCAGGGGTGCAGACG GTACGCCCGGCTGGGGTTGCCCCGCGTAGGGCTGGATCCGGCCACCGTCCCGCTGGATTCGGAAGCCGTCGGGGCCATGCTGGACCAGCAACACAAGGTTGTGGCTTTCTTCAGCCTGACTCTGCTGCTGGCCCCGCTGGTGGAGACCCTCATCCTCCTCGATCGCCTGCTCTACCTGCGGGAGCAAG GGTTCCAGTGCGCCCTCGTTCCTCTCTTCGATCCCCGGTTCTCCCCGCGCAACCTGGTGCTGGTGGCCGCGCGGACCCCCCTGAGCGCGGTGCTGTCGGGTCTGGACGAGGACAGCGGCGAGGACGAGGACGCGGCGGGGGTAGAGCCCCCCGGGGAGCGGCGCGGCCCCCCAGCTCCCGGCGCCGCGCGCGAACcgcaacaaaaataaaagcgAGACTTTGTACGGCTTGGGGTTCGGCGTGA
- the METTL25B gene encoding methyltransferase-like protein 25B isoform X2, whose translation MAAPPPSALQRERQRAADIIRLLTLYRPLLDAYVIDFFAEGLWTRLPPPWQAALATAAPPQLAGLLGGRGGPGATWPLSLLAFAAAARALAFPRGRPGGTPRPPCQSARLHPLLRRHVKPKKQHEIRRLGKLLQRLSQATGCDHVVDVGAGQGHLSRFLAFGLGLSVTAVEGDGRLAAAAERFDRELLQELGKTGAPGNEGPPRRRQNPPCSLTPRGPRHVAGRLDPGVPWGEFLLPPDPPGPGPLARNPLGGAGGCEGGRRALVTGLHACGDLSPALLRHFARSPSVAAVASVACCYMKLSTVPQPPGCPPGYPLSTSVAALPGHELSYRAREAACHALEEYEGRLDGESDRLRAHCYRAVLETLIRAADPGMKHPGVQTVKKAHALSFPQYARLGLPRVGLDPATVPLDSEAVGAMLDQQHKVVAFFSLTLLLAPLVETLILLDRLLYLREQGFQCALVPLFDPRFSPRNLVLVAARTPLSAVLSGLDEDSGEDEDAAGVEPPGERRGPPAPGAAREPQQK comes from the exons ATGGCGgccccccctccctccgcccTGCAGCGGGAGCGACAGCGAGCGGCCGACATCATCCGCCTCCTGACGCTGTACCGGCCCCTGCTCGACGCCTACGTCATC gattTCTTCGCCGAGGGGCTCTGGACTCGCCTCCCCCCGCCCTGGCAGGCCGCTTTGgccaccgccgcccccccgcagCTAGCCGGGCTcctggggggccggggggggccgggggccacctggcccctctccctcctggccttcgccgccgccgcccgggcccTCGCCTTCccccggggccggccgggggGGACCCCGCGCCCCCCCTGCCAGAGCGCCCGCCTGCACCCCCTGCTCCGCCGCCACGTCAAGCCCAAGAAGCAGCACGAGATCCGGCGCCTGGGGAag CTGCTGCAGCGGCTGAGCCAGGCCACCGGCTGCGACCACGTGGTGGACGTCGGAGCGGGGCAG gGCCACCTCTCGCGGTTCCTGGCCTTCGGCCTCGGCTTATCCGTCACGGCAGTGGAGGGTGACGGCCGCCTGGCTGCCGCGGCGGAACGCTTCGAccgggagctgctgcaggagctgggcaaAACGGGGGCGCCGGGAAACGAGGGGCCCCCCCGGCGCCGCCAGAACCCCCCGTGCTCCCTCACCCCCCGGGGCCCGCGTCACGTGGCCGGTCGCCTGGACCCCGGGGTTCCCTGGGGGGAGTTCCTGCTGCCCCCCGaccccccggggccgggcccccTGGCCAGGAACCCTttggggggcgcgggggggtgcgagggggggcggcgggcgctgGTGACGGGGCTGCACGCCTGCGGGGACCTCAGCCCGGCCCTGCTGCGTCACTTCGCCCGCAGCCCCTCCGTGGCCGCCGTGGCTTCGGTGGCCTGCTGCTACATGAAGCTCTCCACcgtcccgcagccccccggTTGCCCCCCCGGCTACCCGCTGAGCACCTCGGTAGCCGCGTTACCGGGTCACGAGCTTTCCTACCGGGCGCGGGAAGCCGCCTGCCACGCGCTGGAGGAGTACGAGGGACGGTTGGACGGGGAGAGCGACCGCCTGCGCGCCCACTGCTACCGCGCCGTCCTCGAGACCCTGATCCGGGCGGCCGACCCCGGCATGAAGCACCCAGGGGTGCAGACGGTGAAGAAGGCGCACGCCCTCAGCTTCCCCCA GTACGCCCGGCTGGGGTTGCCCCGCGTAGGGCTGGATCCGGCCACCGTCCCGCTGGATTCGGAAGCCGTCGGGGCCATGCTGGACCAGCAACACAAGGTTGTGGCTTTCTTCAGCCTGACTCTGCTGCTGGCCCCGCTGGTGGAGACCCTCATCCTCCTCGATCGCCTGCTCTACCTGCGGGAGCAAG GGTTCCAGTGCGCCCTCGTTCCTCTCTTCGATCCCCGGTTCTCCCCGCGCAACCTGGTGCTGGTGGCCGCGCGGACCCCCCTGAGCGCGGTGCTGTCGGGTCTGGACGAGGACAGCGGCGAGGACGAGGACGCGGCGGGGGTAGAGCCCCCCGGGGAGCGGCGCGGCCCCCCAGCTCCCGGCGCCGCGCGCGAACcgcaacaaaaataa
- the ISG20L2 gene encoding interferon-stimulated 20 kDa exonuclease-like 2 produces MADLILNVDFAPSERPGKKEAGNQKHKNFVQRRRALERRGVLRQKQLPVAQPQPPLTGRGPRGRKRGAAAGRDPEKPNSIRPNPRPAAPAPASIPRPGSSGSNGSGFPSGPPARSTAKKNRKTPGYPPQPSKLVAIDCEMVGTGPGGRTSDLARCSIVGYRGDVMYDRYIRPVAPIVDYRTRWSGIRQHHMANAVPFGKAQREILRILSGKIVVGHAVYNDFKALKYFHPKALTRDTSKIPLLNRKGGFPENVSISLKRLVKELLHKDIQVGKSGHSSVEDARATMELYKVVEAEWEQHLMLHPEQE; encoded by the exons ATGGCGGATTTGATCCTCAACGTGGATTTCGCTCCCTCCGAGCGCCCCGGGAAGAAGGAGGCCGGTAACCAAAAGCACAAGAACTTCGTGCAGCGGCGGCGGGCGCTGGAGCGGCGGGGGGTGctgaggcagaagcagctgccGGTGGCCCAGCCGCAGCCGCCGCTGACCGGGAGGGGCCCCCGGGGCAGGAAGCGGGGGGCAGCGGCCGGGAGGGACCCGGAGAAGCCGAACTCCATCCGACCCAACCCGCGACCCGCAGCTCCCGCTCCCGCCTCCATCCCCAGACCCGGTTCCTCCGGTTCTAACGGGTCGGGGTTTCCCTCCGGTCCTCCGGCCCGCTCTACGGCTAAAAAAAACCGGAAAACTCCCGGTTACCCCCCGCAACCCAGCAAACTGGTGGCCATAGACTGTGAGATGGTGGGCACGGGGCCCGGCGGACGCACCAGCGACCTGGCTCGCTGCAGCATCGTGGGCTACCGGGGTGACGTCATGTACGACCGGTACATCCGTCCCGTCGCCCCCATCGTGGATTATCGCACCCGCTGGAGCGGCATCCGGCAGCACCACATGGCGAACGCCGTCCCCTTCGGCAAGGCCCAGCGAGAG ATCCTGCGAATCCTCTCCGGGAAGATCGTGGTCGGTCACGCCGTCTACAACGATTTCAAGGCGCTCAAGTATTTCCACCCCAAAGCGCTCACCCGCGACACTTCCAAAATCCCGTTGCTGAACCGTAAGGGCGGTTTTCCGGAGAACGTCTCCATCTCCCTGAAACGCCTCGTCAAGGAGCTGCTGCACAAGGACATCCAG GTCGGGAAGAGCGGCCACTCCTCGGTGGAGGACGCCCGAGCCACCATGGAGCTCTACAAGGTGGTGGAGGCGGAGTGGGAGCAACACCTGATGCTGCACCCCGAGCAGGAGTGA
- the CRABP2 gene encoding cellular retinoic acid-binding protein 2: protein MPNFSGNWKMKSSENFEELLKALGVNMMLRKIAVAAASKPAVEIKQDGETFYIKTSTTVRTTEISFRIGEEFEEQTVDGRPCKSLAKWESENKMVCEQRLLKGEGPKTGWSREMTNDGELILTMTADDVVCTRVYVRE from the exons ATGCCCAACTTCTCCGGGAACTGGAAGATGAAGAGCTCGGAAAACTTCGAGGAGCTGCTGAAGGCGCTGG GCGTCAACATGATGCTGAGGAAGATCGCGGTGGCGGCGGCCTCGAAGCCGGCGGTGGAGATCAAGCAGGACGGGGAGACCTTCTACATCAAGACCTCGACCACCGTCCGCACCACCGAGATCAGCTTCAGGATCGGGGAGGAGTTCGAGGAGCAGACGGTGGACGGGCGGCCCTGCAAG AGTTTGGCCAAGTGGGAGAGCGAGAACAAGATGGTGTGCGAGCAGCGGCTGCTGAAGGGCGAAGGGCCCAAGACGGGCTGGTCCAGGGAGATGACCAACGATGGGGAGCTCATCCTG ACGATGACAGCCGACGACGTCGTCTGCACCAGGGTCTACGTCCGGGAGTga
- the LOC142598533 gene encoding dnaJ homolog subfamily A member 1-like yields MVKETGYYDLLGVRPGATLDEIKRAYRRLALRYHPDKNPSEGERFKQISQAYEVLSDAHKRALYDRGGERAMKEGGLGNRGGNGGFGSPMDIFDLFFGGGVRMRGRADRRGKTVVHQLSVSLEDLYNGTTRKLSLQKNVICRKCGGCGVREGAQRRCPKCHGSGMEVRIHQLGPSMIQQIQTVCSQCQGQGEWIRPRDCCLTCNGRKVVREKKILSVHLDKGMKDGQKITFHEEGDQVPGLEPGDIIIVLDQKEHPVFRRSGDDLIVKREISLADALCGCRQVIRTLDNRSLLVSSQPGDVIRPGDLKCVPNEGMPVYRNPFQKGKLILQFQVKFPEPGWLPTDRLRQLQTFFPPQEEVMATEDTEEVELSDLMSHGGPGRRPYTGEAYHEDDFEDGVRQHVQCQTS; encoded by the exons ATGGTGAAGGAGACGGGCTACTATGACCTGCTGGGCGTGCGGCCGGGAGCCACCCTGGATGAGATCAAACGGGCGTACCGGCGCCTGGCACTGCGCTACCACCCCGACAAGAACCCCAGCGAGGGCGAGCGG TTCAAGCAGATCTCCCAAGCCTACGAGGTGCTGTCGGACGCCCACAAACGGGCGCTCTACGACCGCGGTGGGGAGCGGGCCATGAAGGAGGGCGGCCTGGGAAACCGAGGAGGAAACGGCGGATTCGGTTCCCCCATGGACATCTTCGACCTCTTCTTCGGCGGGGGAGTGCGGATGCGTGGCCGGGCGGACAGGCGAG GGAAGACGGTGGTGCACCAGCTCTCGGTGTCGCTGGAGGACCTGTACAACGGCACCACGCGCAAGCTGTCCCTGCAGAAGAATGTCATCTGTAGGAAGTGCGGAG GCTGCGGGGTGCGGGAGGGCGCCCAGAGAAGGTGCCCCAAGTGCCACGGCTCGGGCATGGAGGTTCGCATCCACCAGTTGGGGCCCAGTATGATCCAGCAGATCCAGACGGTGTGTTCCCAGTGCCAGGGCCAGGGCGAGTGGATCCGGCCTCGGGACTGCTGCCTCACCTGCAACGGCCGCAAGGTCGTGCGGGAGAAGAAGATCCTCAGCGTTCACCTGGATAAAG GCATGAAGGACGGGCAGAAGATCACCTTCCACGAGGAAGGGGACCAGGTTCCCGGCCTGGAGCCTGGGGACATCATCATCGTCCTGGATCAGAAGGAACACCCCGTTTTCCGACGCAGCGGTGATGACCTCATCGTCAAGAGGGAGATCAGCCTGGCAGACGCCCTGTGTGGCTGTCGACAGGTCATCCGCACCCTGGACAACAGGAGCCTGCTCGTCTCCTCCCAGCCAG GTGACGTTATCCGACCCGGGGACCTCAAGTGTGTCCCCAACGAGGGGATGCCCGTCTACAGGAACCCTTTCCAGAAGGGAAAACTCATCCTGCAGTTCCAg GTGAAGTTCCCCGAGCCAGGCTGGCTCCCCACCGACCGCCTGCGGCAGCTCCAGACCTTCTTCCCGCCCCAGGAGGAGGTGATGGCCACCGAGGACACGGAGGAGGTAGAGCTCAGCGACCTCATGTCCCACGGTGGCCCAGGCCGACGGCCCTACACCGGCGAAGCCTACCACGAAGACGATTTTGAGGATGGCGTGCGCCAACACGTCCAGTGCCAGACCTCGTAG